In Chitinivibrionales bacterium, a single genomic region encodes these proteins:
- the glmM gene encoding phosphoglucosamine mutase, translated as MSDQPIMSVSGIRGIVGESFTPELCSSMAYCQTKIAGGGDVIIGRDTRPSGESIMKAICKGVRAAGGIPVDIGIAPTPTTCVAVKEMNAQAGIIITASHNPSQYNGYKMVHHSGRLYTGAECEEVYNRYRNSKEIYEEKIAAHDGTPGRTVDASALHVELILNAVDVDTIRNMGLSVAVDSINGAAGAVFPLLLEKLGVSWHGVNTDLSGNFAHNPEPRPEHLIQLSEFLKNSSGLNAGFGFDPDADRLITMGEHGEAVSEEMTLALSLNAVLENEKSDIVTNLSTSRVIDDVAEKFGVKVYRTKIGEANVVEGMKAHGCAVGGEGNGGVIYPRVSTARDGFTAMALIIELMARKMTNLISLVKEWSSYALVKEKIPCENKSPHDVIARLVEKFSDETTDTQDGLKIIREKSWVHVRPSNTEPIIRCYAEAPSEKDARQLADMIIDAV; from the coding sequence ATGAGTGATCAGCCAATAATGTCGGTGTCGGGAATCAGGGGGATAGTTGGAGAATCATTTACTCCGGAACTATGCAGTAGTATGGCCTATTGCCAGACAAAGATTGCTGGTGGAGGAGATGTTATTATTGGCCGGGATACACGTCCGTCGGGCGAGAGTATTATGAAGGCGATATGCAAAGGGGTCCGTGCGGCCGGAGGGATCCCGGTGGATATCGGTATTGCGCCAACTCCTACCACCTGTGTGGCAGTTAAGGAAATGAATGCGCAGGCCGGCATAATTATAACCGCCAGCCACAATCCTTCTCAGTACAATGGCTACAAGATGGTGCACCACTCCGGAAGGCTCTATACCGGCGCCGAATGCGAAGAGGTCTATAACAGGTATCGAAATAGCAAGGAAATATATGAGGAAAAAATAGCAGCGCATGACGGCACACCCGGTCGAACCGTTGATGCATCAGCACTGCACGTGGAACTGATATTAAATGCTGTTGATGTCGACACCATACGGAATATGGGTTTATCGGTTGCAGTTGATTCAATAAACGGCGCGGCAGGAGCGGTTTTCCCGCTTCTGCTCGAGAAACTCGGTGTCTCCTGGCATGGCGTTAACACCGATTTGAGCGGCAATTTTGCTCATAATCCCGAACCCCGCCCCGAACATCTCATTCAGTTATCAGAGTTTCTGAAAAACTCTTCAGGGCTGAATGCCGGTTTTGGCTTTGATCCCGACGCCGACCGTCTCATAACCATGGGTGAGCATGGCGAGGCTGTTTCTGAAGAAATGACACTTGCTCTTTCACTGAATGCGGTACTGGAGAATGAAAAATCAGATATTGTCACAAATCTTTCAACTTCCCGGGTTATCGATGATGTTGCCGAAAAATTTGGCGTGAAAGTGTATCGCACAAAAATCGGTGAGGCCAATGTCGTTGAGGGAATGAAAGCCCATGGATGCGCTGTAGGCGGAGAAGGAAACGGAGGGGTAATCTATCCACGGGTATCGACCGCTCGTGACGGGTTTACCGCTATGGCCTTGATCATCGAGCTTATGGCCCGAAAAATGACAAATTTGATATCTCTTGTCAAAGAGTGGTCTTCCTATGCATTAGTCAAAGAGAAGATCCCCTGTGAAAATAAAAGTCCTCACGATGTTATTGCCCGGCTCGTTGAAAAATTTTCTGATGAAACGACCGATACACAAGATGGCCTTAAAATTATCAGAGAAAAATCATGGGTCCATGTACGACCGTCAAATACTGAACCAATAATCCGCTGCTATGCCGAAGCCCCTTCTGAAAAGGACGCCCGTCAATTGGCGGATATGATAATCGATGCAGTGTGA
- a CDS encoding PEP-CTERM sorting domain-containing protein, translating into MYDINSTEGLIMKSNTAFAVFLLSLAVVAGPVSIQRGDLQNFVADDINFFFADTVLADVPVSGAFDFTLESSYTGLAATTDIVFTESEQANELTINFNHLVDSDIRGALAGDWGYVTFRPSVDVEYSITGFYGMDGAGTAAYDVSLYASNTTEPLFGNYQYSEDVVNESFTVGATGGDSENELSGSTTGTLTANKNYSFNFNTATVAWPEPGGIKTSTGNLSISFRSITTPEPPVSVPEPSTITLLASGLLGLFGVGLVRRKNTASKK; encoded by the coding sequence ATGTATGATATCAACAGCACTGAGGGTTTGATTATGAAAAGCAACACAGCTTTCGCCGTATTTCTTCTTTCCCTGGCCGTGGTTGCCGGACCTGTATCAATCCAGCGAGGCGACCTTCAGAATTTCGTTGCTGATGATATAAATTTCTTTTTCGCCGACACGGTACTCGCCGATGTCCCTGTGTCCGGAGCTTTTGATTTTACTTTGGAGTCAAGCTATACCGGTCTTGCCGCTACAACCGATATAGTTTTTACCGAAAGCGAACAGGCCAATGAGTTGACAATAAATTTCAATCATCTGGTCGACAGTGATATCCGCGGCGCCCTGGCGGGCGATTGGGGTTATGTTACATTCAGGCCTTCCGTTGATGTCGAATACTCTATTACCGGGTTTTACGGTATGGATGGAGCAGGCACCGCGGCGTATGACGTCAGTTTGTATGCAAGCAACACTACCGAACCCCTGTTCGGCAATTATCAATACAGTGAAGATGTTGTCAACGAATCGTTCACCGTTGGGGCGACCGGCGGCGATTCGGAGAATGAATTGTCCGGTTCGACCACCGGAACTTTAACTGCAAACAAAAATTATTCATTCAATTTTAACACTGCGACGGTAGCCTGGCCGGAACCCGGCGGCATTAAAACCTCTACCGGTAACCTGTCGATATCTTTCCGCAGTATCACGACCCCCGAACCCCCGGTATCGGTCCCCGAACCTTCCACGATTACCCTCCTGGCGTCCGGACTGCTGGGCCTTTTCGGTGTGGGCCTGGTTCGCCGAAAAAACACTGCTTCTAAAAAGTAG
- a CDS encoding protein kinase: protein MQAVLKRTVRETLKSSYHSLDRIASSLGNKLNIRLMTSPDSSPPDQTRLNRYHEKVRTTFLNHTPPIEIGDYIGTGGFADVFKATSEYDGTGNFAIKILRPDLLKIHKGSGFNPAEEQMRLKDIKKRFSNESYIQWHLSKSLSKNVAESVVQVYDHGEFGYPDNYRFILMERMGMTLRDCINDKRNFTHDRDVLVYKTILMTKIADIIRNVHHEGIIHRDIKPENILFPYRPATSDTMLYDSPAKRCAKNIHVKLADFGTVRWIKSYTDRYDGVIIGSQFYMSPEQIFTPKMIDARTDIYSFGVACFELLYGYHPKNVNHSTSDLLERLALEKPLMPTPPKDFTVLNNIIYRCMKDINQRFQTMDEVFDELRDFTLNCLRLDDELLHC from the coding sequence GTGCAGGCCGTATTAAAAAGAACAGTCAGAGAAACCCTGAAAAGCAGTTATCATTCTCTGGATAGAATAGCATCTTCCCTGGGAAACAAACTCAATATCCGTCTGATGACCAGCCCTGATTCAAGTCCCCCGGACCAGACTCGGCTGAACAGGTATCATGAAAAAGTTCGTACGACCTTTTTAAATCATACCCCTCCTATTGAAATTGGTGATTATATCGGCACCGGAGGATTTGCCGATGTGTTCAAGGCGACTTCGGAGTATGATGGGACCGGGAATTTTGCCATAAAAATTCTCCGTCCGGATCTTCTGAAAATCCACAAAGGCTCCGGTTTTAATCCGGCCGAGGAACAAATGCGGCTAAAGGATATCAAAAAGAGGTTCAGCAATGAATCGTATATCCAATGGCATCTTTCAAAAAGCCTCTCTAAAAATGTTGCCGAAAGTGTGGTGCAGGTATATGATCACGGAGAATTCGGTTATCCCGATAATTATCGCTTTATCCTTATGGAGCGGATGGGAATGACATTGCGTGATTGTATCAACGATAAAAGGAATTTTACTCATGACCGTGATGTGCTTGTTTATAAGACTATCCTCATGACAAAAATTGCGGATATAATCAGGAATGTGCACCATGAAGGAATTATTCATCGTGATATAAAGCCCGAAAATATTCTGTTTCCCTATAGACCCGCAACATCCGATACAATGCTGTACGATTCTCCTGCCAAGCGATGTGCCAAAAACATCCATGTAAAACTCGCAGACTTCGGTACAGTCAGATGGATCAAATCATATACCGACCGCTATGACGGTGTTATAATCGGTTCCCAGTTTTATATGTCTCCAGAGCAGATATTTACCCCTAAAATGATAGATGCCCGTACCGATATTTATTCTTTTGGTGTAGCCTGTTTCGAACTTCTCTATGGATATCACCCTAAAAATGTTAATCACAGCACCTCCGATCTTCTCGAACGGCTTGCTCTGGAAAAACCATTGATGCCCACACCTCCAAAAGATTTTACCGTACTGAATAATATCATTTATCGCTGCATGAAAGATATCAATCAGCGTTTCCAGACTATGGATGAAGTTTTCGATGAGCTTCGTGATTTTACTCTTAATTGCCTGCGATTGGATGATGAATTATTGCATTGTTAG
- a CDS encoding cupin domain-containing protein, which produces MFEYSKNRLIKAEDIKNREAAFSHPWNKNSQIFGVELGVLTGLGRTGVNILRIPGGKESFVYHSHSNEEEWIYILAGKGIAEIDEEEYEVGPGDFMGFPIPSAAHHLRNPFNEDLLYLVGGEIRDLDIAEFPKLGKVMLRRGDDVQVYNQDDGREFGPLEES; this is translated from the coding sequence ATGTTCGAATACAGTAAAAACCGGCTGATCAAAGCGGAAGACATTAAGAACAGGGAAGCTGCATTTTCTCATCCCTGGAATAAAAATTCCCAGATTTTCGGTGTCGAACTTGGTGTGTTGACCGGGCTTGGGCGGACCGGTGTCAATATTTTGCGAATTCCCGGCGGCAAGGAGAGTTTTGTCTATCATTCCCATTCAAATGAGGAAGAGTGGATTTATATTCTTGCAGGGAAGGGGATTGCTGAAATCGATGAGGAGGAATATGAAGTTGGTCCCGGTGATTTCATGGGTTTTCCAATTCCATCAGCAGCGCATCATTTGCGAAACCCTTTTAATGAAGATCTTCTCTATCTTGTCGGCGGCGAAATCAGGGATCTTGATATTGCTGAATTCCCCAAACTCGGAAAAGTAATGCTTCGACGGGGTGATGATGTCCAGGTTTATAATCAGGATGATGGCCGGGAATTCGGGCCCTTGGAAGAATCCTGA
- the lsrF gene encoding 3-hydroxy-5-phosphonooxypentane-2,4-dione thiolase: MPEADNVSKEKNFHLEIPQTSEKFFLKGSNAYDWGMKNRLSRIFNPDSGKTVMLAFDHGYFQGPTTGLERIDVTIRPLAPYADALMLTRGALRTMIEPSTNRAVVMRASGGPSILKELSNEHLAVDMEDALRMNVSAMAVQVFIGGPFETQTVNNMTRLVDMGMRYGIPVLGVTAVGKELTRDARYIGLATRILAELGASFVKTYFIPGFETVTAGCPVPIVIAGGKKLPEKDALQMARDAIDQGASGVDMGRNIFQSDAPVAMIKAVRKIVHQNMSVKEAYQLYEELKNQ; this comes from the coding sequence ATGCCTGAAGCTGATAATGTTTCAAAGGAAAAGAATTTTCATCTTGAGATACCACAGACCAGCGAGAAATTTTTTCTCAAGGGTTCCAATGCCTATGACTGGGGAATGAAAAATCGTCTTTCCCGCATTTTTAATCCCGATTCGGGTAAAACAGTCATGCTGGCTTTTGACCACGGTTATTTTCAGGGGCCGACAACAGGGTTGGAGCGCATTGACGTGACAATTCGTCCGCTGGCCCCCTATGCCGATGCACTCATGCTTACCCGGGGGGCGCTCAGAACAATGATAGAGCCGTCGACAAATAGGGCCGTGGTTATGCGTGCAAGCGGTGGTCCGAGTATTCTCAAGGAGTTGTCCAACGAACATCTGGCGGTCGATATGGAAGATGCTCTTCGCATGAATGTCAGCGCCATGGCTGTTCAGGTATTTATCGGCGGTCCTTTCGAGACTCAGACGGTTAATAATATGACCCGCCTGGTCGATATGGGAATGCGATACGGTATCCCGGTTCTCGGGGTAACCGCAGTAGGCAAAGAGCTTACCCGTGACGCCCGGTATATCGGACTGGCCACCAGAATTCTCGCCGAACTCGGTGCATCTTTTGTGAAAACATATTTTATCCCCGGATTCGAAACAGTAACTGCGGGATGTCCCGTTCCGATCGTCATTGCCGGAGGTAAAAAACTCCCCGAAAAAGATGCCCTTCAAATGGCCAGAGATGCTATCGATCAGGGGGCCAGTGGTGTTGATATGGGAAGGAATATTTTTCAGTCTGATGCTCCGGTCGCTATGATTAAAGCGGTGCGTAAAATCGTGCATCAGAATATGTCGGTGAAAGAAGCTTATCAGTTATATGAGGAATTGAAAAACCAGTGA
- a CDS encoding alcohol dehydrogenase catalytic domain-containing protein: MKTAVYYSNSDVRVEERPIPEVGDNDILLKVMASGLCGSDLMEWYRIKRAPLVLGHEPAGEIIAVGSKVQKFKIGDRVFTTHHVPCDECFYCKTGHETACTVFQSVNNFDPGGFSQYLRITGRSLHTGTFVLSDDVSWEQGAFIEPLATAVRALRTVELKPAQSVLVCGSGIAGLLFIKLAKALGAGNIIATDMSEYRLKQAKEFGADHTAKATEDIPSFVKEVNDGRSAETVIICAGAVPAAESALQSVDKGGLVLFFAVPKPEETIPVDFNPFWRNDITIKTCYGAAPLDNMQALELIGRRVVTVTDMISHRFGIDQIQEAFSIGAQPDECLKVIIEPNK; this comes from the coding sequence GTGAAAACAGCTGTCTATTATTCTAACAGTGATGTCCGTGTTGAAGAGCGCCCCATTCCTGAGGTGGGTGATAATGATATCCTTCTCAAGGTCATGGCAAGCGGTCTTTGTGGATCCGATCTCATGGAATGGTACCGTATCAAGCGGGCACCTCTTGTTCTGGGCCATGAACCTGCGGGAGAAATTATCGCGGTTGGTTCAAAGGTGCAGAAATTTAAAATCGGTGACAGGGTTTTTACAACTCATCATGTGCCCTGTGATGAATGCTTTTACTGCAAAACAGGACATGAAACCGCTTGCACGGTCTTTCAAAGCGTAAATAACTTCGATCCGGGAGGGTTTTCTCAGTATCTCCGTATTACCGGAAGAAGCCTTCATACCGGTACATTTGTTCTTTCTGATGATGTTTCCTGGGAGCAGGGAGCGTTTATCGAGCCGCTGGCCACAGCAGTAAGAGCTCTTCGTACGGTTGAGCTGAAACCTGCACAGTCGGTTCTCGTGTGCGGCAGTGGTATTGCCGGACTGCTTTTCATTAAACTCGCTAAAGCACTCGGTGCCGGAAATATTATAGCCACTGATATGAGTGAATATCGCCTTAAACAAGCGAAGGAATTCGGAGCGGATCATACTGCAAAGGCCACCGAGGATATACCTTCCTTTGTAAAAGAGGTAAATGATGGCCGTTCTGCGGAGACGGTTATTATCTGCGCCGGAGCAGTTCCTGCTGCAGAATCGGCTCTCCAATCGGTGGATAAAGGAGGGCTTGTCCTCTTTTTCGCCGTACCAAAACCGGAAGAAACCATCCCCGTTGATTTTAATCCTTTCTGGAGAAATGATATCACTATCAAAACATGTTACGGCGCTGCGCCATTGGATAATATGCAGGCACTCGAGTTGATCGGGCGGAGGGTTGTTACCGTTACCGACATGATCAGCCACCGGTTTGGTATTGATCAAATACAGGAGGCCTTTTCGATTGGCGCACAGCCCGATGAATGTCTGAAGGTTATCATAGAGCCAAACAAATAA
- a CDS encoding rRNA adenine dimethylase, translated as MENKVMRLARTAVRRGLAEPDTPLVGMRNNTTVWNRNDSRIPELEKALSLLAVNSLFFGIPKEPYRTIVNTFTELYENTINPTDWESRVYFHDIPIVPHFSAVRIAGALTKHKAALIAGEGIITVDTVDPEKAYVYYSSVCFAFFVKFFVDYLSELRTSIRPSIPPHIFERVCSFLPPEISGQWVLEQGPFSEPETVYPAIKEVGKLTVDNGLVDSVQGNISYVLDKMIHITRSGAPLDKLDGCIVACPVEGSSPAIACASSELPVHRAIVQNTHYRAILHSHPKFPVILSMDCNRHGCHPSDTCYTGCPYKRYIGTTPVVSGEGGAGEHSISKTVPPAITGQSGVIIYGHGLITVGEDDFTLPFNKLVEIENFCRNEYFRKVARAYE; from the coding sequence ATGGAAAATAAAGTAATGAGACTGGCCCGGACGGCTGTCCGGAGAGGACTCGCCGAGCCCGATACTCCGCTGGTTGGCATGCGTAACAATACCACTGTCTGGAACCGCAATGACAGCCGTATACCGGAACTCGAAAAGGCATTATCGTTGCTTGCGGTCAATTCTCTTTTTTTCGGCATCCCCAAAGAACCTTACCGTACAATAGTAAATACGTTTACGGAACTCTATGAGAACACCATCAATCCCACCGACTGGGAATCCCGTGTCTATTTCCACGATATACCTATTGTTCCACATTTCAGTGCCGTCCGGATTGCAGGTGCGCTTACAAAGCATAAAGCTGCGCTTATCGCCGGTGAAGGAATCATTACGGTCGACACGGTCGATCCCGAAAAAGCATACGTCTATTATAGCTCTGTTTGTTTCGCCTTTTTTGTTAAATTTTTTGTTGATTACTTATCAGAGTTGCGCACCTCGATACGCCCTTCAATTCCTCCACATATTTTCGAACGCGTGTGTTCTTTTCTTCCGCCCGAAATATCCGGACAATGGGTTCTCGAACAGGGCCCCTTTTCAGAACCGGAAACTGTTTATCCAGCAATTAAAGAAGTGGGGAAACTGACGGTTGATAATGGACTGGTCGATTCTGTCCAGGGCAATATTTCATATGTTCTCGATAAAATGATCCATATCACCCGGTCCGGCGCACCCTTGGATAAACTTGACGGCTGCATTGTCGCCTGTCCTGTTGAAGGTTCTTCGCCTGCAATAGCATGCGCATCCAGTGAACTTCCCGTGCACCGGGCAATAGTCCAAAACACCCACTACCGGGCAATCCTTCATAGCCATCCGAAATTCCCGGTCATACTCTCCATGGATTGCAACCGTCATGGCTGTCACCCATCGGATACATGCTATACCGGCTGCCCCTATAAACGGTACATCGGAACAACACCGGTGGTTTCAGGTGAAGGTGGAGCGGGAGAGCATAGCATAAGCAAGACAGTTCCCCCGGCTATCACCGGGCAATCGGGCGTAATCATATACGGTCACGGTCTCATTACTGTGGGCGAAGATGATTTCACCCTTCCATTCAATAAGCTTGTTGAGATCGAGAATTTCTGCCGGAACGAATATTTCAGAAAAGTTGCAAGGGCATATGAATAG
- a CDS encoding SDR family NAD(P)-dependent oxidoreductase, with translation MHKWTHHDISDQTGRITIITGANSGLGFAAASALAQKNATVIMACRNINKGEAAAAKIRALSNDARLSVMKIDLASLSSVRKFADEFKTRFNRIDHLLNNAGVMAPPYSKTSDGFELQFGINHLGHFALTGLVLDLLLKTGNSRIVTMSSGAHYMGSMDFDNLNWGKGYSPWPAYGRSKLANLLFTYQLQRKLESVNTDSKALAAHPGYAATNLQRNSFFFRIFNPLFAQKPEKGAWPMLYAATADNVRGGEYYGPDGLFQLHGHPQKVQSSKESYNQDRAGKLWDISEKLTGISFNI, from the coding sequence ATGCACAAATGGACTCATCATGATATATCCGACCAGACCGGCAGAATAACCATCATTACCGGTGCCAACAGTGGACTGGGTTTTGCAGCGGCATCGGCACTGGCGCAGAAAAACGCCACAGTAATCATGGCATGCAGAAACATTAATAAGGGTGAGGCTGCAGCAGCAAAGATTAGAGCGTTATCTAATGATGCCCGCCTTTCAGTTATGAAAATCGATCTGGCCAGTTTGAGTTCGGTGCGGAAGTTTGCAGATGAATTTAAAACCAGATTCAACAGAATCGACCATCTTCTCAATAACGCCGGGGTTATGGCGCCGCCATATTCGAAAACATCGGATGGATTTGAGCTTCAATTCGGCATCAACCATCTGGGACATTTTGCCCTCACCGGCTTGGTTCTCGACCTTCTGCTAAAAACCGGAAATTCCCGGATTGTTACGATGAGCAGCGGCGCTCATTATATGGGTTCTATGGATTTTGATAATCTGAATTGGGGAAAAGGGTATTCTCCCTGGCCTGCGTATGGAAGAAGCAAGCTTGCGAATCTGCTTTTTACTTACCAATTACAGAGAAAACTTGAGTCGGTAAATACCGATTCAAAAGCATTAGCCGCTCATCCGGGATACGCTGCTACCAATTTGCAGCGAAATTCATTCTTTTTTCGGATATTTAACCCTCTTTTCGCTCAGAAACCCGAGAAAGGTGCCTGGCCAATGCTGTATGCAGCCACCGCCGATAACGTTCGTGGTGGTGAGTATTATGGGCCCGATGGCCTTTTTCAGCTTCACGGGCATCCCCAAAAGGTTCAATCAAGCAAAGAGTCTTATAATCAGGATAGGGCCGGAAAACTCTGGGATATTTCAGAGAAATTGACCGGCATATCATTTAATATCTAA
- a CDS encoding lipocalin, with amino-acid sequence MKTRAENRMKFWMIAEGLLMLFSMTSANEPPFPPVKDFELDRYLGTWYEIARLPNWFEKGLTNVTATYSLKKNGMVKVVNKGKKDGKIKKVVGKAKFAGPRDIGHLKVSFFWIFYSDYIVVELADDYSYALVTGDSHDNLWILSRTPELDQKRVDMLVKHAQKLGFDTTNLYFTPTPHTK; translated from the coding sequence ATGAAAACACGAGCCGAAAACAGAATGAAATTCTGGATGATTGCCGAAGGTCTGCTTATGCTGTTTTCAATGACTTCAGCAAATGAGCCGCCCTTTCCGCCAGTGAAAGATTTCGAGCTGGATCGCTATCTCGGGACCTGGTATGAAATCGCCCGGTTGCCGAACTGGTTCGAAAAAGGTTTGACCAACGTAACCGCAACCTATTCCTTAAAAAAGAATGGCATGGTGAAGGTTGTCAACAAGGGTAAAAAAGATGGAAAGATCAAAAAGGTGGTTGGGAAAGCCAAATTTGCAGGCCCCAGAGATATCGGGCATCTGAAAGTTTCCTTTTTCTGGATTTTCTATTCGGATTATATTGTTGTCGAACTGGCCGATGATTACTCCTATGCCCTCGTTACCGGTGATTCTCACGATAACCTCTGGATACTTTCCCGCACGCCGGAGTTGGACCAAAAAAGGGTGGATATGCTCGTAAAACATGCTCAAAAGCTTGGTTTTGATACTACGAATCTCTATTTCACCCCCACCCCCCATACGAAGTAA
- a CDS encoding flagellar biosynthesis protein, giving the protein MRTHGIRTPGTIGPSVRPNNAHKDKNGIEFGRILEQSRRNVRFSAHAKSRLVSRNITMTPEMTAKLDKAVEGARAKGSRDSLILLSDMAFIVNIPNRTVVTAMDGNSMKDNVVTNIDSTVIAD; this is encoded by the coding sequence ATGAGAACTCATGGAATTAGGACTCCGGGGACCATAGGACCATCGGTGCGGCCTAATAATGCCCACAAGGACAAGAACGGCATTGAGTTTGGACGGATCCTTGAACAATCACGGAGGAACGTACGATTTTCGGCCCATGCGAAAAGCCGGCTTGTCAGCCGCAACATTACCATGACGCCAGAAATGACGGCAAAGCTTGACAAGGCTGTTGAAGGTGCCCGGGCCAAGGGCTCCAGAGATTCGCTTATCCTGCTTTCCGATATGGCGTTTATCGTCAATATTCCAAACAGGACTGTAGTAACGGCCATGGATGGTAACAGTATGAAAGACAATGTGGTCACAAACATAGACAGTACTGTGATTGCGGACTAA